A stretch of Chitinophaga caeni DNA encodes these proteins:
- a CDS encoding ribosome maturation factor RimP has protein sequence MTKENVIKAIEQLVEPLLANEPGYFLVEVKIKPTNNVKVFVDADQGATIENLIKLNRALYPLLETSGLFPADDFSLEVSSPGLDEPLKNHRQYLKNIGRKVEVALLDGTQKEGVLLAVDEEKITLEESLGKKKEKVQIEINYTEIKYTKLCIVF, from the coding sequence ATGACAAAAGAAAATGTGATAAAGGCCATCGAGCAGTTGGTGGAACCATTGCTGGCCAACGAGCCCGGGTACTTCCTGGTAGAAGTGAAAATAAAACCCACGAATAACGTTAAGGTTTTTGTCGATGCAGATCAAGGTGCTACTATTGAAAACCTCATAAAGCTTAATAGGGCACTCTATCCATTGCTAGAAACTTCCGGGTTGTTCCCGGCAGACGATTTCTCGCTGGAGGTTTCCTCTCCCGGATTGGATGAGCCGCTTAAAAATCACCGTCAGTATTTAAAGAATATCGGGCGTAAAGTGGAAGTAGCTTTACTCGATGGCACGCAGAAAGAGGGCGTGCTTTTGGCGGTTGATGAAGAAAAGATCACCCTCGAAGAGAGCCTGGGAAAGAAAAAGGAAAAAGTTCAAATTGAAATCAACTATACTGAAATTAAATACACAAAATTGTGTATCGTGTTTTAA
- a CDS encoding DUF4834 family protein gives MLKLLFYIFIGWLLYKLVFDFILPIYSSTKQIRRQMNDVQDRMHQAYREQQQQQQQQYYNNQAQQQSSNPSKPNSEKGDYIDFEEVK, from the coding sequence ATGTTAAAACTTCTATTTTACATATTTATAGGATGGCTGTTGTACAAACTCGTATTTGACTTTATATTACCAATATATTCAAGTACGAAACAGATCCGTCGCCAGATGAATGATGTGCAGGATAGGATGCATCAAGCTTACCGAGAACAACAGCAACAACAACAGCAGCAATATTACAACAACCAAGCTCAACAACAATCCTCTAACCCGTCTAAGCCTAACTCAGAGAAAGGGGATTATATTGATTTTGAAGAGGTTAAATAA
- a CDS encoding peptidylprolyl isomerase, which produces MKKILILSAFALLSVTSAMAQVRYVADKIVAKVNDKIILKSDVESQVVEMERNGHAPATAACEALEGMIAQKVLVLQAERDSLPISESDVDGQIENRIRYILGQYGGDRQKMEEITGYTVYQMKERFREPIREAILAKAMRDKIFNAVKVTPTEVRQNHESIPQDSLPFYESELEIGQVVIFPKASKDMEKYAIERLMDFKQRVENKEAEFSTLANLYSEDPSVKMNGGIISIARSERDNFDPEFAAAAFRLREGEISSPVKSQFGYHLIKMLKRQGDNIVIQHILLKANIMKSDKEAAIEKLDSVRTLVLEKKISFDKAVADNSDDPMAKFNGGMIQDPQTGSTFITIDQMNDPSMQDIVLMIDTMKAGDISKPVSFEEQGREGVRIIYLKTRTKPHRENMVDDYSRIQERTLVIKQQDALKKWLIQNIPTFYVHVENEYANCGQIKEWVAAMAKQ; this is translated from the coding sequence ATGAAGAAAATTTTGATATTGTCGGCATTTGCCCTGTTATCGGTTACAAGCGCTATGGCACAGGTTCGTTATGTAGCGGATAAAATCGTAGCTAAGGTAAATGATAAAATTATCCTCAAATCGGACGTTGAATCCCAAGTAGTAGAGATGGAACGCAATGGGCACGCCCCTGCTACCGCCGCCTGCGAAGCCTTGGAAGGGATGATCGCTCAAAAAGTGCTCGTATTACAAGCAGAGAGGGATAGTTTGCCGATAAGTGAAAGTGATGTGGATGGACAGATAGAAAACCGTATTCGCTACATTCTCGGTCAATATGGTGGCGATCGCCAGAAGATGGAAGAAATCACGGGCTACACCGTATATCAAATGAAAGAGCGCTTTAGGGAGCCTATCCGCGAAGCAATTTTAGCAAAAGCTATGCGTGATAAAATCTTTAACGCGGTAAAAGTAACTCCAACGGAAGTTAGGCAAAACCACGAATCCATACCTCAAGATAGTCTGCCTTTTTATGAATCGGAACTGGAAATAGGACAGGTTGTAATCTTTCCGAAAGCTAGCAAAGACATGGAAAAATATGCTATCGAACGTTTGATGGATTTTAAACAACGTGTTGAAAATAAAGAAGCGGAATTCTCTACCCTGGCCAATTTATATTCGGAAGATCCCAGCGTTAAAATGAACGGCGGCATCATCAGTATAGCTAGAAGCGAGCGGGATAATTTCGACCCTGAATTTGCAGCAGCAGCCTTCAGGTTGAGAGAAGGAGAAATATCTTCCCCTGTAAAATCCCAATTCGGTTACCACCTGATCAAAATGTTGAAACGCCAAGGCGATAACATAGTAATCCAGCATATCCTCTTGAAAGCTAATATCATGAAAAGTGATAAAGAAGCAGCGATCGAGAAGCTGGATTCTGTAAGAACACTTGTATTAGAAAAGAAAATCTCCTTCGATAAAGCCGTGGCTGATAACAGTGATGATCCTATGGCGAAGTTCAACGGCGGTATGATTCAAGACCCTCAAACCGGTAGCACATTCATCACCATCGATCAAATGAACGACCCATCGATGCAAGATATCGTACTAATGATCGACACCATGAAAGCAGGAGACATTTCAAAACCAGTAAGCTTCGAAGAACAGGGTCGCGAAGGAGTAAGGATCATATACTTGAAAACCCGCACAAAACCTCACAGGGAAAATATGGTTGATGACTACTCCCGCATCCAGGAAAGAACATTAGTGATCAAACAACAAGATGCACTAAAAAAGTGGTTGATCCAGAACATCCCAACCTTTTACGTACACGTGGAAAATGAATATGCCAATTGCGGCCAAATTAAAGAATGGGTTGCAGCTATGGCAAAACAATAG
- the infB gene encoding translation initiation factor IF-2 yields the protein MTKNKVRPDPSQGKGFISKGEIFLELFSKVRNLRLWRGRGRPSNNDMPDTTNNTPRLLAAAKEFNVGKETLVDFLTNKGFDMGGFSSPSARLTSEMYVALQKEFQQDKVNKKKSDQIALPKGATSVETAKKKEKEDADIVARKKEAVPNEPTEATPAEENTPPAAEKSAQTAPVAEPEIPAAKPETPPAPTAKTEPVASPEKTEPKAPEKESPKPEAEKASDGVANQEAPKISGPKVVATIDLDAINNPANRNKKSADTPPPTPPPVEEKAPVAEKKEEKVEIPAEKPAAPTPTATPSAVEASASDKTPTPAQEKAPEEPKAPVEKVEKPAAQTETPAPPAKEEPKAPEKPAAEKKPKENQPANRPHKEKGKDSVKGHDAKTPAKESTKTVEPKVVEEPEIAPAAQKDEDANIGAVIENIQAEKLTGPKVIGKIDLPTQAERTRENKTSFKDEKRKRKRIVVEKKQEPIKPKEFANERGGGQGGPQNRHQGAGQGNHQGRGGQQGGGPNRGGHNRPNQGGGQHNRGGGPGGHQGGNRHNNRPGGGNRPGGGGRFDRNQRPEEREIDKNEIQNKIKETMAKLGGGNRNSKSKAKHRREKRQSHEENMANMNAENNKLQVTEFVSVSELANLMDVSFAEVISKCMGLGIMVSINQRLDAEVIELVAGEFGYEVEFIGVDDDEIIDEEEVVDSEEDLEPRAPIVTIMGHVDHGKTSLLDYIRNANVVAGEAGGITQHIGAYQVRLESGKKITFLDTPGHEAFTAMRARGAKVADIAIIVVAADDAIMPQTKEAISHSQAAGLPMIFAINKIDKDGANPEKIKEQLAGMNLLVEDWGGKYQSQEISAKSGLNIDLLLEKIALEAELLELKANPNREANGTIIEATLDKGRGYVTTLLVQNGTLRQGDTVVSGAHYGKVKAMFNERGARIEEAGPSAPVQILGMNGAPQAGEKAKVYEDESEAKNVANRRAQIIREQGIRTKKHITLDEIGRRLALGNFKELNLIIKGDVDGSVEALSDSLQKLSTEEIVVSVVHKAVGQITESDVLLATASDAVIVGFQVRPSLQASKLAEKENIEIRTYSIIYDAIDELKSAMEGMLEPKIEKKVVCNVEVRETYKFDKITVAGCFVLDGKLTRNTRVNVVRDGIVVYANAELGSLKRYKDDVKEVVSNMECGLSIRNFSDLKVGDIIEGFEEVEVKRTL from the coding sequence TTGACAAAGAATAAAGTCCGTCCCGATCCTTCCCAAGGGAAGGGCTTCATTAGCAAAGGAGAAATATTTTTAGAGCTATTTTCAAAAGTAAGAAATCTTCGCCTATGGCGGGGAAGGGGAAGACCGAGTAATAACGATATGCCTGATACTACAAATAACACACCGCGATTGCTGGCTGCTGCCAAGGAATTTAACGTTGGTAAGGAAACGCTTGTCGATTTTCTTACCAATAAAGGATTTGACATGGGGGGCTTCAGCTCTCCCAGTGCGCGCCTGACTTCCGAAATGTACGTAGCACTGCAAAAGGAGTTCCAACAGGATAAGGTTAATAAGAAGAAGAGTGATCAGATTGCCTTACCGAAAGGAGCTACCTCGGTGGAAACCGCAAAGAAGAAAGAAAAAGAGGATGCTGATATTGTAGCGAGGAAGAAAGAGGCTGTTCCAAATGAACCTACAGAGGCAACGCCTGCCGAAGAGAATACTCCGCCCGCAGCGGAAAAATCTGCCCAAACGGCCCCTGTTGCTGAACCGGAAATTCCGGCTGCTAAGCCCGAAACTCCCCCTGCTCCAACGGCTAAAACAGAACCCGTTGCAAGCCCCGAAAAAACGGAACCGAAAGCTCCCGAAAAGGAAAGCCCGAAACCGGAAGCCGAAAAAGCTAGCGATGGGGTCGCAAACCAAGAAGCTCCCAAGATCTCCGGGCCTAAAGTGGTGGCTACCATCGATTTGGATGCCATTAACAACCCGGCGAATAGGAATAAAAAATCGGCAGATACGCCTCCTCCAACCCCTCCACCGGTAGAAGAAAAAGCTCCCGTGGCCGAGAAAAAAGAGGAAAAGGTGGAAATTCCTGCCGAGAAGCCTGCTGCTCCTACTCCTACTGCTACTCCTTCAGCCGTAGAAGCATCTGCATCAGATAAGACACCTACTCCTGCTCAAGAGAAGGCGCCCGAAGAACCAAAGGCGCCGGTTGAAAAGGTGGAAAAACCTGCTGCCCAAACGGAAACACCGGCTCCTCCTGCCAAGGAAGAACCGAAAGCCCCGGAAAAACCGGCCGCAGAAAAGAAACCTAAAGAAAATCAGCCTGCCAATAGGCCTCACAAAGAGAAAGGTAAAGATTCGGTGAAAGGGCATGACGCTAAAACACCGGCGAAGGAAAGTACTAAAACAGTAGAACCAAAAGTGGTAGAAGAGCCAGAAATCGCACCGGCAGCCCAAAAAGATGAGGATGCCAACATCGGTGCTGTCATTGAAAACATCCAGGCCGAGAAATTAACCGGGCCTAAGGTGATCGGTAAAATCGATCTGCCTACGCAAGCGGAACGTACCCGTGAAAATAAAACATCTTTCAAAGATGAAAAACGTAAACGGAAGCGTATCGTCGTAGAAAAGAAACAAGAACCGATCAAGCCGAAAGAGTTCGCTAACGAACGTGGCGGCGGCCAAGGTGGCCCGCAAAATCGCCATCAAGGCGCTGGCCAAGGTAATCATCAAGGCCGCGGTGGCCAACAAGGTGGTGGACCAAACCGTGGTGGCCACAACAGGCCAAACCAAGGCGGTGGTCAACACAATAGGGGCGGCGGTCCCGGTGGCCATCAAGGTGGTAACCGACACAATAATCGTCCCGGTGGCGGTAACAGGCCAGGCGGTGGCGGAAGGTTCGATAGAAACCAACGTCCCGAAGAGCGCGAAATCGATAAAAACGAGATCCAAAATAAAATCAAGGAAACCATGGCCAAACTCGGCGGTGGTAACCGGAATAGTAAATCTAAAGCCAAACATCGCCGCGAGAAGCGTCAAAGTCATGAAGAAAACATGGCTAACATGAACGCGGAAAACAACAAGTTGCAAGTAACGGAGTTCGTTTCCGTAAGTGAACTAGCTAACTTGATGGATGTAAGCTTCGCTGAAGTAATCTCCAAATGTATGGGACTGGGTATCATGGTATCCATCAACCAACGCTTGGATGCCGAGGTGATTGAGCTGGTGGCCGGAGAATTTGGCTATGAAGTGGAATTTATCGGCGTTGATGACGATGAAATAATCGATGAGGAAGAAGTAGTTGATAGTGAAGAGGACCTGGAACCCCGCGCACCGATTGTAACGATCATGGGTCACGTTGACCATGGTAAAACATCGCTCCTTGACTATATCCGTAATGCTAACGTGGTAGCTGGTGAAGCAGGTGGTATCACCCAACACATCGGTGCTTACCAGGTGAGGTTGGAAAGCGGTAAGAAAATCACTTTCCTCGATACCCCGGGTCACGAAGCCTTTACCGCGATGCGTGCACGTGGTGCGAAAGTAGCGGATATCGCCATTATCGTGGTGGCTGCTGATGATGCGATCATGCCTCAAACGAAGGAAGCGATCTCCCACTCCCAAGCGGCTGGTTTGCCGATGATCTTCGCGATTAACAAGATCGATAAAGATGGCGCCAACCCTGAAAAAATTAAAGAACAATTGGCTGGTATGAACCTCTTGGTAGAAGACTGGGGCGGTAAATATCAAAGCCAGGAAATATCTGCGAAGAGCGGTTTGAATATTGACTTGCTCTTAGAAAAAATTGCCCTGGAAGCGGAATTGCTGGAGTTGAAAGCCAACCCCAACCGGGAAGCTAACGGTACCATCATTGAAGCTACCTTGGACAAAGGCCGTGGTTATGTAACTACGTTGCTGGTTCAAAACGGTACGCTCCGCCAAGGTGATACGGTGGTTTCCGGTGCGCACTATGGTAAGGTGAAAGCGATGTTCAACGAACGTGGTGCCCGTATCGAGGAAGCAGGACCTTCTGCTCCCGTACAGATCCTAGGTATGAACGGTGCGCCGCAAGCCGGTGAAAAAGCGAAGGTTTATGAAGATGAATCTGAAGCTAAAAACGTGGCCAACCGCCGTGCACAAATTATCCGGGAACAAGGTATCCGTACTAAGAAACACATTACCCTGGATGAAATCGGTCGCCGCTTAGCCCTGGGTAACTTCAAGGAATTGAACCTGATCATTAAAGGTGACGTGGACGGTTCTGTAGAAGCATTGAGTGACTCCTTGCAGAAACTCTCTACCGAAGAAATCGTGGTATCCGTGGTGCATAAAGCCGTGGGACAAATCACCGAAAGTGATGTTCTCCTGGCAACAGCTTCCGATGCGGTGATTGTCGGTTTCCAAGTTCGTCCTTCATTACAGGCTTCGAAATTGGCAGAGAAAGAAAATATCGAGATCCGTACCTACTCTATCATCTACGACGCTATCGATGAGCTGAAGAGCGCGATGGAAGGTATGTTGGAACCGAAGATCGAGAAGAAAGTGGTTTGTAACGTGGAAGTTCGCGAAACTTACAAGTTTGATAAGATCACGGTGGCAGGTTGTTTCGTACTCGATGGTAAGCTGACCCGTAACACCCGTGTAAACGTGGTGAGGGATGGTATCGTGGTGTATGCAAACGCGGAACTGGGATCATTGAAACGTTACAAGGACGATGTGAAAGAAGTGGTATCCAACATGGAATGCGGTTTGAGTATCCGGAACTTCAGCGATCTGAAAGTGGGCGATATCATTGAAGGTTTCGAAGAAGTAGAAGTAAAACGCACCCTCTAA
- a CDS encoding TM2 domain-containing protein has product MNDNYLYTLPGLSHEEMLWLKELTKDFNDETKQKFFILYNQNRKDPQTILICCLLGFVCVSGIHRFLLNQVGMGILYLFTGGLCLVGTIVDAVNYKKLTWEYNKQQAMEAAAMLGYR; this is encoded by the coding sequence ATGAACGATAATTACTTGTACACCCTACCGGGTTTATCCCATGAAGAAATGCTTTGGTTAAAAGAATTGACTAAAGACTTCAATGATGAAACCAAGCAAAAATTCTTCATACTATATAATCAAAACCGCAAAGACCCTCAAACCATCTTGATCTGCTGCCTGTTGGGCTTCGTGTGTGTTAGTGGCATTCACAGGTTCTTATTGAACCAGGTCGGTATGGGTATTTTATATTTATTTACCGGCGGACTTTGCCTGGTGGGTACGATCGTAGATGCCGTGAATTATAAAAAGCTGACCTGGGAATATAATAAGCAGCAGGCAATGGAAGCGGCGGCGATGTTGGGCTATAGATAA
- a CDS encoding amidophosphoribosyltransferase, translated as MSDAIKHECGLAFIRLRKPFSYYQKKYGTVFYGLNKLYLLMEKQHNRGQDGAGVATVKLHTEPGVPFMHRIRSAKPQAIGDVFAQIREEIAEIEKYQPEITKYPGLMKGHVRFLGELLLGHLRYATQGKSNVELCHPFVRYNTIPARNLSLAGNFNLVNADELFDFANVHPDGAHKNSDLAAMLEVIHHFIVEEDEKGNNELDIKNILQQAFSKFDGGYHVGGLLGTGDSFVMRDPNGIRPSYYYINDDVIVAASERAAIRTTFNVGENDVLELMPGNALIVKNNGEYSIEQILEPRERRACSFERIYFSRGNDQKIYKERLSLGYTLSETVLKAIDNDLRNTIFSFIPNTAEVAFYGLLKGLESYLNRIKVERILSWEKDFDQEKLSEMINRRIRMHKIAIKDVKMRTFITEDSSRNEMVQHVYDITYGTVRPGIDTLVVIDDSIVRGTTLRESIIKMLDRLGPKRIIVVSSAPQIRYPDCYGIDMSKMGDFVAFQAAIALLKENNKEYILQEAYGLCKELERTNTLHAQNVVRNIYKPFTTEQISQKIAEIITPKDITAKVDVIYQSIENLHQSCPNNLGDWYFTGNYPTPGGNRVVNKAFMNYMEGKNERGY; from the coding sequence ATGAGTGACGCGATCAAACATGAATGCGGATTGGCATTCATAAGGCTCAGAAAACCATTCTCCTATTATCAAAAAAAATACGGAACTGTTTTCTACGGTCTGAACAAACTGTACCTCTTGATGGAAAAGCAACACAACCGCGGCCAAGATGGTGCGGGTGTGGCTACGGTAAAATTGCACACCGAACCTGGTGTCCCTTTTATGCACCGTATCAGGAGCGCCAAACCACAAGCAATAGGCGATGTTTTTGCCCAGATTCGGGAAGAAATTGCAGAAATAGAAAAATACCAACCGGAAATTACGAAGTACCCCGGCCTGATGAAAGGGCATGTAAGATTTCTCGGGGAACTATTACTCGGGCATCTCCGGTATGCCACCCAGGGCAAATCAAATGTAGAACTCTGCCATCCTTTCGTAAGATATAACACGATTCCAGCCCGTAACCTTTCCCTCGCAGGTAATTTTAACCTTGTAAATGCCGACGAATTATTCGATTTCGCGAATGTGCATCCGGATGGAGCACACAAAAACAGTGATCTGGCGGCTATGTTGGAAGTGATCCACCATTTTATAGTGGAAGAAGATGAAAAGGGAAATAATGAGCTCGATATAAAAAATATTTTACAGCAGGCGTTCTCCAAGTTTGATGGCGGTTACCACGTTGGCGGCTTGTTAGGAACAGGTGACTCCTTCGTGATGCGCGATCCCAATGGAATTAGACCTTCATATTATTATATTAACGATGATGTGATCGTGGCGGCTTCCGAAAGAGCGGCCATCCGTACTACCTTCAATGTAGGTGAAAACGACGTGTTGGAGTTGATGCCGGGAAATGCATTGATCGTTAAAAACAATGGCGAATACAGCATCGAACAGATATTAGAACCGCGCGAAAGAAGGGCTTGTAGCTTTGAGAGGATTTACTTCTCCCGGGGTAATGATCAAAAAATATATAAAGAGCGTCTTTCCCTGGGTTATACACTTTCCGAAACGGTCTTGAAAGCAATTGATAACGACCTGAGGAATACGATTTTCTCATTTATTCCCAATACTGCCGAAGTAGCCTTCTACGGTTTACTAAAAGGATTGGAAAGTTACCTGAACCGCATCAAGGTGGAAAGAATCCTTTCCTGGGAGAAAGACTTTGACCAGGAGAAGCTTTCGGAGATGATTAACCGGCGCATCCGTATGCACAAAATAGCCATCAAGGATGTGAAGATGCGTACTTTTATCACTGAAGATTCTAGCCGCAACGAAATGGTACAGCACGTATACGATATTACGTACGGAACCGTTCGCCCCGGCATAGATACCCTCGTGGTAATCGATGACTCGATCGTTAGGGGTACTACCTTAAGGGAAAGCATTATCAAGATGTTGGACAGGCTCGGCCCTAAACGGATCATCGTAGTTTCTTCGGCGCCACAGATCCGCTACCCTGATTGTTACGGTATTGATATGAGTAAGATGGGCGATTTTGTTGCTTTCCAGGCAGCTATTGCCTTGTTGAAGGAAAATAATAAGGAATATATCCTGCAAGAAGCTTACGGCTTATGCAAGGAATTGGAAAGAACCAACACCTTGCATGCGCAAAACGTGGTGCGAAATATTTACAAACCATTTACTACCGAGCAGATTTCACAAAAAATCGCAGAAATCATCACCCCTAAAGATATTACGGCTAAAGTAGATGTGATTTATCAAAGTATTGAAAATTTGCATCAATCTTGCCCGAATAACCTCGGTGATTGGTATTTTACAGGCAACTACCCCACCCCTGGTGGTAATAGGGTTGTGAATAAAGCATTTATGAATTACATGGAAGGGAAAAACGAAAGGGGCTATTAA
- the nusA gene encoding transcription termination factor NusA encodes MASINLIESFTEFKEAENIDRPTLMKVLEDVFKTLLRKKYGSDDNFDVIVNTEKGDLEILRRRLIVDDGEVEDENAQVAYSEAIQVEPDYQVGEELYEEVDIQDFGRRAILAAKQTLAARIGDLKKNILMQKYDDRIGEIVTGEVYQVWKKEVLLLDDEGNELILPKVEQIPTDYFKKGENVRAVVKRVEMKNNSPLIILSRTSPAFLAKLLEIEVPEIFDGLIVIKKIVREPGERAKVAVESYDDRIDPVGACVGMKGSRIHGIVRELRNENIDIINYTANIQLLIQRALTPARISRMELDNENRYASVFLKPDQVSLAIGKKGVNIKLACELTDFEIDVFRDEDQDHTEFDIDLSEFSDEIEEWILDELKRIGCDTARSVLDLTPEELVRRSDLEEETVYEVRRILQEEFDKE; translated from the coding sequence ATGGCTAGTATTAACCTGATTGAGTCATTTACGGAGTTTAAAGAAGCGGAAAACATTGACCGCCCTACCCTTATGAAGGTGTTGGAAGATGTATTCAAAACATTGCTGCGCAAGAAATACGGCTCAGATGATAACTTCGACGTGATTGTAAATACGGAGAAAGGTGATCTTGAAATTCTCCGCAGGCGCTTAATTGTGGATGATGGTGAAGTGGAAGATGAGAACGCCCAGGTGGCCTATTCGGAAGCCATTCAAGTAGAACCGGATTACCAAGTTGGTGAAGAATTATATGAAGAAGTAGATATCCAAGATTTTGGCCGCCGTGCCATCCTGGCTGCCAAGCAAACATTGGCCGCAAGGATCGGTGACCTGAAGAAAAATATCCTCATGCAAAAGTATGATGATCGTATCGGTGAAATCGTTACCGGCGAAGTCTACCAAGTATGGAAAAAAGAGGTATTATTATTGGATGATGAAGGGAATGAATTAATATTGCCTAAAGTAGAACAAATTCCAACGGATTATTTCAAAAAGGGCGAAAACGTTAGGGCTGTAGTGAAAAGGGTGGAAATGAAAAATAACTCCCCGCTCATTATTTTGTCCAGGACTAGCCCCGCATTTTTGGCAAAATTGTTGGAAATTGAAGTGCCGGAAATCTTCGATGGCCTTATCGTGATCAAGAAAATTGTACGGGAACCGGGTGAAAGAGCTAAAGTGGCCGTAGAATCTTATGATGATCGTATTGATCCGGTTGGCGCTTGCGTAGGTATGAAAGGTAGCCGTATCCACGGTATCGTTCGTGAACTGCGTAATGAAAACATCGATATTATTAATTATACAGCTAATATTCAACTGTTAATCCAACGCGCGCTTACACCAGCCCGTATCAGCCGAATGGAATTGGACAATGAAAATAGGTACGCCTCTGTTTTCCTAAAGCCGGATCAAGTATCTTTGGCAATCGGAAAAAAAGGTGTCAATATTAAATTGGCCTGCGAGCTGACCGATTTTGAAATCGACGTGTTCCGCGATGAGGATCAAGATCATACCGAGTTTGATATCGACTTGTCCGAATTCTCCGATGAAATCGAAGAATGGATACTGGATGAACTGAAACGTATCGGTTGCGATACCGCCCGCAGCGTTTTAGATCTTACACCGGAAGAGTTGGTTCGCCGTTCGGATCTTGAGGAAGAAACAGTTTACGAAGTTAGAAGAATATTACAGGAAGAGTTTGACAAAGAATAA
- a CDS encoding HAD family hydrolase, translating to MQQIQNIIFDLGGVILNIDYRRTENAFKALGVQNFNELYSQFKGNELFDNLETGKVSRETFVSELGKYVQPGTLDEDIIAAWNAMLLDFPVQRLQILQQLKNQYRLFLLSNTNAIHVDVFNDILMRDRGLPSIAIFFEKAYFSHEVGMRKPNSDIYEYVLNENGLKPGETLFIDDTLPNITTAAALGIQTIHLQAPKTIADIFKPKD from the coding sequence ATGCAGCAGATTCAAAACATCATTTTCGACCTCGGGGGGGTGATCCTCAATATCGATTACAGGCGCACTGAAAATGCCTTCAAGGCATTGGGCGTTCAAAACTTTAATGAGTTGTACAGCCAGTTTAAAGGTAACGAACTGTTCGATAACTTGGAAACGGGGAAGGTTAGCCGGGAAACTTTTGTAAGCGAACTGGGAAAATACGTGCAACCCGGCACTTTGGACGAAGATATTATCGCTGCTTGGAATGCCATGTTGCTCGACTTTCCCGTTCAGCGGCTACAAATTTTACAGCAGTTGAAAAATCAGTACCGCTTGTTCTTACTGAGCAACACGAACGCGATCCATGTCGATGTATTCAATGATATTTTAATGCGTGACAGGGGGCTGCCTTCTATTGCTATCTTCTTCGAAAAGGCATATTTCTCCCACGAAGTAGGCATGAGAAAGCCCAATTCCGATATTTACGAATATGTGTTAAATGAAAACGGGTTAAAACCCGGAGAAACCCTTTTTATCGATGATACACTGCCTAATATTACTACCGCGGCCGCCCTGGGCATTCAAACGATACATTTGCAGGCCCCGAAAACGATCGCTGATATTTTTAAACCTAAAGATTGA
- a CDS encoding DUF2752 domain-containing protein encodes MKQWIKHIYFELYIWIVALIALAVMDCSGEHYSLCVAKWIGLPWCPGCGIGHAIHETFHGNWSQSFQYHPLGIPAVLILFYRITVLTRLQIASINSYIAFNKKPI; translated from the coding sequence TTGAAACAATGGATTAAACATATATATTTTGAATTATACATCTGGATCGTAGCCTTGATTGCCTTGGCCGTGATGGATTGCAGCGGGGAGCATTATTCGCTCTGCGTTGCGAAATGGATCGGTTTACCCTGGTGCCCGGGCTGCGGGATCGGCCATGCTATCCACGAAACTTTTCATGGGAATTGGTCGCAATCGTTCCAATATCACCCCCTTGGAATTCCGGCTGTTTTAATATTATTTTACAGGATTACCGTTTTAACACGGTTGCAAATCGCCTCCATAAATTCTTATATTGCATTCAATAAAAAACCTATATGA
- a CDS encoding GlsB/YeaQ/YmgE family stress response membrane protein — protein sequence MDFIWFIIIGALAGWLASLLVKGHGLGCLGNILLGIVGGVIGGWLLRKLDLGPWGHFGTAFIGACVLLFIVNLFNRSTR from the coding sequence ATGGATTTTATATGGTTTATCATCATCGGGGCATTGGCAGGTTGGTTAGCCAGCTTGCTGGTAAAGGGTCATGGGCTGGGTTGCCTGGGCAATATTTTGCTGGGCATCGTCGGCGGCGTGATCGGCGGATGGCTCCTCCGCAAATTAGACCTCGGCCCATGGGGCCATTTCGGTACCGCCTTTATCGGGGCATGCGTACTGCTATTTATTGTCAATTTATTCAACAGATCTACTAGATAA